The Balearica regulorum gibbericeps isolate bBalReg1 chromosome 5, bBalReg1.pri, whole genome shotgun sequence genome window below encodes:
- the LOC104638138 gene encoding SERTA domain-containing protein 2-like, whose translation MLGRGLKRKLSDYEENMAGLSSAFDSSRNLPYPLKRQLVLNMCLTKLQTYKMLVEPNLHRSVLIANTVRQIQEEMRQESNQQPINVCPGITPSTQSYAGMESSGISLQLPSGISQQESNCCDLRSVEDPIENSLLIVSDDDMSSAISSILKDLDFVEDISPPTCLVPTGDDQPKFPENTGLKLEDDRQDLKGAECVFGSFEISNSTSYLKDLAIDDIFEDIDTSMYDSDFCCPPLMPPRPPSLATEEPLKTFPSCNSSSASNIQICRTDLSELDHIMEILVGS comes from the coding sequence ATGTTGGGGAGAGGTCTAAAACGCAAGCTGAGTGACTATGAGGAGAACATGGCTGGTCTCTCGAGTGCCTTTGATTCCAGTCGAAATCTGCCATATCCGCTTAAGAGGCAGTTGGTGCTTAATATGTGCCTCACCAAGTTACAGACATACAAAATGCTGGTGGAACCGAACTTGCACCGCTCTGTCCTCATAGCCAACACAGTACGGCAAATTCAAGAGGAAATGAGACAAGAGAGTAATCAGCAGCCAATTAATGTCTGCCCTGGCATTACTCCTAGTACTCAGAGCTACGCAGGGATGGAGTCATCTGGGATTTCTCTTCAGTTGCCTTCAGGTATTAGTCAGCAAGAGTCTAACTGTTGTGACTTACGGTCTGTAGAAGACCCAATTGAAAATAGCCTGCTGATAGTTTCAGATGATGATATGTCATCTGCTATTTCATCTATTCTGAAGGATTTAGACTTTGTAGAAGATATAAGCCCACCTACTTGTCTGGTTCCTACTGGAGATGACCAGCCAAAGTTTCCAGAAAATACTGGTCTAAAACTAGAAGATGATAGACAGGATTTGAAGGGAGCTGAATGTGTGTTTGGTTCCTTTGAGATTTCAAATTCAACTAGTTACTTGAAGGATTTGGCAATAGATGACATTTTTGAAGATATTGACACTTCAATGTATGATTCGGACTTTTGTTGCCCTCCATTAATGCCGCCCAGACCACCATCTCTTGCTACAGAAGAACCATTGAAAACCTTTCCGTCTTGTAATTCTTCTTCAGCAAGCAACATTCAGATATGTAGAACAGATCTGAGTGAGTTGGACCACATCATGGAGATTCTCGTTGGATCCTGA